The following coding sequences lie in one Portunus trituberculatus isolate SZX2019 chromosome 12, ASM1759143v1, whole genome shotgun sequence genomic window:
- the LOC123502818 gene encoding uncharacterized protein LOC123502818 codes for MLAAFLPSRTQVASSEVEVAILSHSLDALTRVMERPTASCRKLIRQGGNSWLGIYDGDKMVCLDAPSSPTLPTSSSSSSSSSSASSSSSSSSCLVYSFGSGGDFTFDEAMSQLGCHVMVFEDSPQLDGLERHPLKRVTFLHILLSTDGAVHLVKSYKTPSSSSISHSSSSVASNSSNQKHHFFLHRPLDNIMYLLHHHHHQLDYLKIDIDGGEFEALERSIFKTNILERTRQLGVEIHLTRLLDAEVLSDPHLLTSVIANYTRVLNGLEERGLKLVHFQPNARRPGRVEVAGRAVWVYAEQLWVNTRLKQAVRVSSQLPAEKDFDELEMA; via the exons atgctggctgccttccttccctcacgcaCTCAAGTTGCAAGTAGCGAGGTGGAGGTGGCTATCCTATCCCACTCCCTTGACGCTTTGACGAGGGTAATGGAGCGACCCACGGCGTCTTGCAGGAAGCTCATTAGACAGGGAGGAAACTCGTGGCTTGGGATTTACGATGGTgacaa aatggtATGTCTCGACGCGCCATCATCTCCAACActccccacttcctcctcttcttcctcctcctcctcttctgcttcttcttcttcttcttcttcttcctgcctcGTGTACTCCTTCGGGTCAGGCGGCGACTTCACTTTCGACGAGGCCATGTCACAGCTGGGGTGTCACGTGATGGTCTTCGAGGACTCGCCGCAGCTGGACGGACTTGAAAGACACCCGCttaagag AGTCACCTTTCTACACATCCTTCTGTCAACTGATGGAGCCGTACATTTAGTCAAGAGTTACAAgaccccctcttcctcttccatctcccattcctcctcttctgtagcTTCTAATTCCTCCAATCAGAAGCACCACTTTTTCCTGCACCGTCCTCTAGACAACATAATgtacctgctgcaccaccaccaccaccagctggacTACCTCAAGATTGACATCGATGGAGGCGAGTTTGAGGCCCTGGAGAGGTCAATCTTTAAG ACAAATATTCTGGAGAGGACAAGACAGCTGGGTGTTGAGATCCACCTGACACGCCTTCTTGATGCTGAGGTGTTGTCTGACCCACACCTCCTCACCTCAGTCATTGCCAACTATACCAG AGTTCTTAATGGGCTGGAAGAAAGAGGGCTGAAGCTGGTGCACTTTCAGCCCAACGCACGCAGACCAGGGCGAGTGGAGGTGGCGGGGAGGGCAGTGTGGGTGTATGCAGAGCAGCTTTGGGTCAACACCAGACTGAAGCAAGCTGTGAGGGTGTCCAGCCAGTTGCCAGCAGAGAAAGACTTTGATGAGCTGGAGATGGCTTAG